One Cellulomonas sp. Y8 DNA segment encodes these proteins:
- a CDS encoding 3-oxoacyl-ACP synthase III, which produces MSGNATTRFGNVSLLSVASRLPSRITTSAEISERLGSALRRLRLPRTVLERVAGVEERRNWGPGEDADTATIAAGAEALREAGVNPGDVGLLINTSVTRKHLEPSVAVRLHHGLGLGSHAVNFDVANACLGFINGMSLAATMIESGQVRYAVVVNGEDADDIQRTTVERLLRPEVGREEFMEEFATLTLGSGSAAAVLGRTDENPGGHRVLGGVTRAATRFHDLCVGSADAMLTDARALLEGGLELVVDAWHEAQRDWDWSSMDRYVTHQVSRVHTDAIVKAVGLNRKRVPTTFPHLGNVGPASIPITLVEEQHSLRSGDRVLLMGVGSGINTAMMELAW; this is translated from the coding sequence GTGTCCGGTAACGCCACCACCCGGTTCGGCAACGTCTCGCTGCTCTCCGTCGCGAGCCGGCTGCCCAGCCGCATCACCACGTCCGCCGAGATCTCCGAGCGGCTCGGGTCGGCGCTGCGCCGGCTGCGGCTGCCGCGGACGGTCCTGGAGCGCGTCGCGGGGGTGGAGGAGCGTCGCAACTGGGGGCCGGGCGAGGACGCCGACACCGCGACGATCGCCGCGGGCGCCGAGGCGCTCCGCGAGGCAGGCGTGAACCCCGGCGACGTCGGGCTGCTGATCAACACCTCGGTGACCCGCAAGCACCTGGAGCCGTCCGTCGCGGTGCGGCTGCACCACGGGCTCGGGCTCGGCAGCCACGCGGTGAACTTCGACGTGGCGAACGCCTGCCTCGGGTTCATCAACGGCATGAGCCTGGCGGCCACGATGATCGAGTCCGGCCAGGTGCGGTACGCGGTCGTGGTGAACGGCGAGGACGCCGACGACATCCAGCGCACCACCGTCGAGCGGCTGCTCCGGCCGGAGGTCGGCCGCGAGGAGTTCATGGAGGAGTTCGCGACGCTGACGCTCGGCTCGGGCTCGGCGGCGGCCGTCCTCGGCCGGACGGACGAGAACCCCGGCGGGCACCGGGTCCTCGGCGGGGTGACCCGCGCGGCCACCCGGTTCCACGACCTGTGCGTGGGCAGCGCCGACGCGATGCTCACCGACGCCCGGGCGCTGCTCGAGGGCGGGCTGGAGCTCGTGGTCGACGCCTGGCACGAGGCGCAGCGGGACTGGGACTGGTCGTCGATGGACCGGTACGTCACGCACCAGGTGTCCCGGGTGCACACCGACGCCATCGTCAAGGCGGTCGGCCTGAACCGGAAGCGCGTCCCCACGACCTTCCCGCACCTCGGCAACGTCGGCCCCGCGTCGATCCCGATCACGCTGGTCGAGGAGCAGCACTCCCTGCGGTCGGGCGACCGGGTCCTGCTCATGGGCGTCGGCTCGGGCATCAACACCGCGATGATGGAGCTCGCCTGGTGA
- the nrdI gene encoding class Ib ribonucleoside-diphosphate reductase assembly flavoprotein NrdI, producing MRQTPVYYYSSSSGLVRSFALRLDRPVLDLSRRDVRLSEADGPWVLLTPSYKTGNEANDTIPEAVRRFLRSAVNRRRMVGVIGSGNRNFGRYYQHAARDVAARSGRPVLFEFEIAGTPWDVEECRRILEDLDAALAAGGDAPAA from the coding sequence GTGCGGCAGACCCCGGTGTACTACTACTCCTCGAGCTCCGGGCTCGTGCGGTCGTTCGCGCTGCGGCTCGACCGGCCCGTGCTCGACCTGTCCCGGCGCGACGTCCGGCTCAGCGAGGCCGACGGGCCGTGGGTGCTGCTCACGCCGTCGTACAAGACGGGCAACGAGGCCAACGACACCATCCCCGAGGCGGTCCGCCGGTTCCTGCGCTCCGCGGTGAACCGCCGCCGCATGGTCGGCGTGATCGGCAGCGGGAACCGGAACTTCGGCCGGTACTACCAGCACGCGGCTCGGGACGTCGCGGCCCGGTCCGGCCGGCCGGTGCTGTTCGAGTTCGAGATCGCGGGCACGCCCTGGGACGTCGAGGAGTGCCGGCGGATCCTCGAGGACCTGGACGCCGCGCTCGCCGCGGGCGGGGACGCGCCGGCCGCCTGA
- a CDS encoding DUF5701 family protein, with amino-acid sequence MPVPVIAPDPTWPTVAAADRAPEPYDPGAAAAAELDRQVRAQLDLGLAAVHGLSPADLVAAVAPLRAALAAGAAAGPSSVDPDDHVPFVLVLDGGTARANASVPALRRGTRPGVSVIDDHEMAGYRPLPDLDVPAAPYLLLDVDTGTEFCDTRPEDALATVRSRGRTPLTVAEGIALVAVRPDMLRPNRCFSLMGSRAGNQRVPAVWISERRPKLGWCWDRNPHTWLGAASAGGRTAG; translated from the coding sequence GTGCCCGTCCCCGTCATCGCCCCCGACCCCACCTGGCCCACCGTCGCCGCCGCCGACCGCGCGCCCGAGCCGTACGACCCCGGTGCCGCGGCGGCCGCCGAGCTCGACCGGCAGGTCCGCGCGCAGCTCGACCTCGGCCTGGCCGCGGTGCACGGCCTGTCCCCCGCCGACCTCGTCGCCGCGGTCGCCCCGCTGCGTGCCGCGCTCGCCGCCGGCGCCGCGGCCGGGCCGTCGTCCGTCGACCCCGACGACCACGTGCCGTTCGTGCTGGTGCTCGACGGCGGCACCGCGCGGGCCAACGCGTCGGTGCCGGCGCTGCGCCGCGGGACGCGCCCGGGCGTCAGCGTGATCGACGACCACGAGATGGCCGGCTACCGCCCGCTGCCCGACCTCGACGTGCCCGCGGCGCCGTACCTGCTGCTCGACGTCGACACGGGGACGGAGTTCTGCGACACCCGGCCGGAGGACGCGCTCGCGACCGTCCGGAGCCGCGGTCGCACGCCGCTGACCGTCGCCGAGGGGATCGCGCTGGTCGCGGTGCGGCCGGACATGCTGCGCCCGAACCGGTGCTTCTCGCTGATGGGCTCGCGGGCCGGGAACCAGCGGGTGCCCGCGGTGTGGATCAGCGAGCGCCGGCCCAAGCTCGGCTGGTGCTGGGACCGGAACCCGCACACCTGGCTCGGCGCGGCGTCGGCGGGCGGCCGGACGGCGGGCTGA
- the ligD gene encoding non-homologous end-joining DNA ligase — protein MSPSKVPAEEIEVRGRTVRVSNPDKVYFPDRGLTKIDVVRYFVSVGDGILGALRDRPTTLERWPRGWFEGAKLSTRMDNKGDAFFQKRVPQGAPDYVESTTITFPSGRTADEVTPTELAVVAWAANLGTLTFHPWPVTRADVEAPDQLRIDLDPQPGTTFDDAARVAPHVREILAEHGLTGFPKTSGGRGLHIFVPIEPRWSFTLCRRATIALGRELERRLPGQVTTKWWKEERGETIFVDYNQMARDRTIASAYSVRPNRRATVSAPLRWEEVPDVHPDDFDVTTMPARFAEVGDLFAPLVARTSPAEGTDAVAPGSLDGLLELATKDERDHDLGDLPYPPEYPKMPGEPKRVQPSKDRDRPKEPADD, from the coding sequence ATGAGCCCGTCGAAGGTGCCCGCCGAGGAGATCGAGGTGCGCGGCCGCACCGTGCGGGTCTCCAACCCCGACAAGGTCTACTTCCCCGACCGCGGCCTGACCAAGATCGACGTCGTCCGGTACTTCGTGAGCGTCGGCGACGGCATCCTCGGCGCGCTCCGCGACCGGCCGACGACGCTGGAGCGCTGGCCGCGCGGCTGGTTCGAGGGCGCGAAGCTGTCGACCCGGATGGACAACAAGGGCGACGCGTTCTTCCAGAAGCGGGTCCCGCAGGGCGCGCCGGACTACGTCGAGTCGACGACGATCACGTTCCCGTCCGGCCGCACCGCCGACGAGGTGACCCCGACCGAGCTGGCCGTGGTCGCCTGGGCCGCGAACCTCGGCACGCTGACGTTCCACCCGTGGCCGGTGACCCGCGCCGACGTCGAGGCGCCGGACCAGCTCCGCATCGACCTCGACCCGCAGCCCGGCACGACCTTCGACGACGCCGCGCGGGTCGCCCCCCACGTGCGAGAGATCCTCGCCGAGCACGGGCTGACCGGGTTCCCCAAGACCTCGGGCGGCCGCGGCCTCCACATCTTCGTGCCGATCGAGCCGCGCTGGTCGTTCACGCTGTGCCGCCGCGCGACGATCGCGCTGGGCCGGGAGCTCGAGCGCCGGCTGCCCGGCCAGGTCACGACGAAGTGGTGGAAGGAGGAGCGCGGCGAGACCATCTTCGTCGACTACAACCAGATGGCCCGCGACCGCACGATCGCCTCCGCCTACTCGGTCCGCCCGAACCGCCGCGCGACCGTCTCCGCGCCGCTGCGCTGGGAGGAGGTGCCGGACGTGCACCCGGACGACTTCGACGTGACGACGATGCCGGCCCGGTTCGCGGAGGTCGGCGACCTGTTCGCGCCGCTGGTCGCGCGCACCTCGCCGGCCGAGGGCACCGACGCCGTCGCGCCGGGGTCGCTCGACGGGCTGCTGGAGCTGGCGACGAAGGACGAGCGGGACCACGACCTCGGCGACCTGCCCTACCCGCCGGAGTACCCGAAGATGCCCGGCGAGCCGAAGCGGGTCCAGCCGAGCAAGGACCGCGACCGTCCGAAGGAGCCGGCGGACGACTGA
- a CDS encoding sulfurtransferase, whose protein sequence is MTDVLVSAADLARELDGPTPPRLLDVRWALGGPPGVDAYRAGHLPGAVFVDLDTELAAPPSAAEGRHPLPDVADLQAAARGWGLRAGEPVVVYDDSGATSAARAWWLLRWAGVADVRILDGGLPAWVAAGGALDTGEAAPEPGDVTLTGGQLPVLDADGAGRWAEEGVLLDARAAERFRGEVEPVDPRAGHIPGAVSAPTGDNLDADGRFRPVDDLTARFAALGVAEGGEVAVYCGSGVTAAHQAAAIVLAGRTPVLYPGSWSQWSNDPDRPVAVGE, encoded by the coding sequence ATGACCGACGTCCTCGTGTCCGCCGCCGACCTCGCCCGCGAGCTCGACGGGCCCACCCCGCCGCGGCTGCTCGACGTGCGCTGGGCGCTCGGCGGCCCGCCGGGGGTCGACGCGTACCGGGCCGGCCACCTGCCGGGCGCGGTGTTCGTCGACCTGGACACGGAGCTCGCCGCGCCGCCGAGCGCCGCCGAGGGCCGGCACCCGCTGCCCGACGTCGCGGACCTGCAGGCGGCGGCGCGCGGCTGGGGGCTGCGCGCCGGCGAGCCGGTCGTGGTCTACGACGACTCCGGTGCCACGTCGGCCGCGCGGGCGTGGTGGCTGCTCCGCTGGGCGGGCGTCGCGGACGTGCGGATCCTCGACGGGGGGCTGCCGGCCTGGGTCGCGGCCGGCGGGGCGCTCGACACGGGCGAGGCCGCGCCGGAGCCCGGCGACGTGACGCTGACCGGCGGCCAGCTCCCCGTGCTCGACGCCGACGGCGCCGGCCGGTGGGCCGAGGAGGGCGTGCTGCTCGACGCCCGCGCCGCCGAGCGGTTCCGCGGCGAGGTCGAGCCCGTCGACCCGCGCGCCGGGCACATCCCCGGCGCGGTGAGCGCGCCGACCGGGGACAACCTGGACGCCGACGGCCGGTTCCGCCCCGTCGACGACCTGACCGCGCGGTTCGCCGCCCTCGGGGTGGCCGAGGGCGGCGAGGTCGCGGTCTACTGCGGCTCCGGCGTCACCGCCGCGCACCAGGCGGCGGCGATCGTGCTGGCCGGGCGCACCCCGGTGCTGTACCCGGGGTCGTGGTCCCAGTGGTCGAACGACCCGGACCGCCCGGTCGCCGTCGGGGAGTGA
- a CDS encoding NAD(P)-dependent oxidoreductase, giving the protein MTVLVTGASGLLGGAVARVLAGRGDDVRTLQRRPSGVPGARDVAGSVTDPAAVAAALDGVDAVVHLAARVSLAGPREEFDAVNIGGTTTLLDAAERAGVRRFVQVSSPSVAHGGSSLVGVGAEPADPAHARGDYARTKAAAELLALDRDRGGEGGTAVVAVRPHLVWGPGDTQLVERVLDRAARGRLPLLDQGAALIDTTYVDNAADGIVAALDRADAPEVHGNAYVLTNGEPRTVADLLAGICRAGGVQPPAWRVPAGLARAAGGLVEAVWRLRPGTDEPPMTRFLAEQLSTAHWFDQRATRADLRWTPAVSLDEGFARLAAHYGGARG; this is encoded by the coding sequence GTGACCGTCCTGGTGACCGGGGCGTCCGGGCTGCTCGGCGGCGCCGTCGCGCGCGTGCTGGCCGGCCGCGGCGACGACGTCCGCACGCTGCAGCGCCGGCCCTCGGGGGTGCCCGGGGCCCGGGACGTCGCAGGGTCGGTCACCGACCCGGCGGCCGTCGCCGCGGCGCTCGACGGCGTCGACGCGGTCGTGCACCTCGCGGCCCGGGTCTCGCTCGCGGGACCCCGCGAGGAGTTCGACGCCGTCAACATCGGCGGCACCACCACCCTGCTCGACGCCGCCGAGCGCGCCGGGGTCCGGCGGTTCGTCCAGGTGTCGTCGCCGTCGGTCGCGCACGGCGGCTCGTCGCTCGTCGGCGTCGGCGCCGAGCCCGCGGACCCCGCCCACGCCCGCGGCGACTACGCGCGCACGAAGGCGGCGGCCGAGCTGCTGGCGCTCGACCGCGACCGCGGCGGCGAGGGCGGGACGGCCGTCGTGGCCGTGCGCCCGCACCTCGTCTGGGGCCCCGGGGACACCCAGCTCGTCGAGCGCGTGCTCGACCGCGCCGCCCGCGGCCGGCTGCCGCTGCTCGACCAGGGCGCCGCGCTCATCGACACGACCTACGTCGACAACGCGGCCGACGGCATCGTCGCGGCGCTCGACCGGGCGGACGCGCCCGAGGTGCACGGGAACGCCTACGTGCTCACCAACGGCGAGCCGCGGACCGTCGCCGACCTGCTCGCCGGCATCTGCCGCGCGGGCGGGGTGCAGCCCCCGGCGTGGCGCGTCCCCGCCGGCCTCGCCCGCGCGGCGGGCGGCCTGGTCGAGGCCGTCTGGCGGCTGCGCCCCGGGACGGACGAGCCGCCGATGACCCGGTTCCTCGCGGAGCAGCTGTCGACCGCGCACTGGTTCGACCAGCGGGCCACGCGCGCCGACCTGCGGTGGACGCCGGCCGTGAGCCTGGACGAGGGGTTCGCGCGGCTGGCGGCGCACTACGGCGGCGCTCGGGGCTGA
- a CDS encoding alpha/beta fold hydrolase, whose translation MTGALRVRPASAPPAGLPGLDPRFSRLLPLPDGAPDTGLGAGEPAWHHLDTGPELAARGITPVGTVLAVHGNPTWSYLWRSLIPATLDAAAAGRPAWRVVAVDQLDMGFSARTGRHRTLPERVRDLDAFTTALGLTGPVVVLGHDWGGVVAMGWAVDHPDQLAGLALLNTAVAHPDGEPIPAPLRAATAGPVLRLATSTTPAFLETTLALAHPPLAREVADAYRAPYRHAEDRGGVEGFVADIPGHHDHPSAPELRRIAAGVARLDVPALLQWGPRDPVFRDRYLDDLVDRLPQARVHRYEGAGHLVAEDVDWATPLLGWLAEAVPGDGTRAAAGAPARATPADEAPDEAAPWTPLWDRLDARADDPGPAVLDMGADGGPRTVSWRLLARQVRRIAAGLRRVGVERGDRVSLLVQPGPTLTALVYACLRIGAVVVVADAGLGPRGLTRAQRGAQPDWVVGQTKGLLAARALGWPGVRIAAEPLGPAARRALDVTHLLLDVADLGRDEVLPAEPGPRDEAAILFTSGSTGPAKGVVYTHAQLSALRDVLATHFDVGPETGLVTGFAPFALLGPALGTRSVTPDMDVSAPRTLTARAVADAVRAADGSIVFLSPAAILNVVATADDLDADDRAALARVRTFLSTGAPISADLLGSAAALMPAAEAHTPYGMTECLLVTDITLDGIRSAAAAPDAGVCVGRPVGPGRVLVSALDADGAATGAPSDAPGVLGEVLISAPHLKQHYDRLWLTDRAAERDVPDGRWHRTGDVGHLDAEGRLWIEGRLAHVLVTADGPLAPVGPEQHVERVAGVRRAAVVGVGPSGVQQAVAVVEPPADEATRRAGLAPSDLAEAARAASPVPLAAVLVAPRMPTDVRHNSKIDRTRLAAWAARVLSGGPVGAP comes from the coding sequence GTGACCGGGGCGCTCCGCGTCCGTCCCGCCTCCGCACCGCCGGCCGGGCTGCCCGGCCTGGACCCGCGGTTCAGCCGGCTGCTGCCGCTCCCCGACGGCGCCCCCGACACCGGGCTCGGCGCCGGCGAACCCGCCTGGCACCACCTCGACACGGGGCCCGAGCTCGCCGCGCGCGGGATCACGCCGGTCGGCACGGTCCTCGCCGTGCACGGCAACCCGACGTGGTCCTACCTGTGGCGGTCCCTGATCCCGGCGACGCTCGACGCGGCGGCCGCGGGCCGGCCGGCGTGGCGCGTCGTGGCGGTCGACCAGCTCGACATGGGCTTCTCCGCGCGCACCGGCCGGCACCGCACGCTGCCCGAGCGGGTCCGGGACCTCGACGCGTTCACGACGGCCCTCGGGCTGACGGGGCCGGTCGTGGTGCTCGGGCACGACTGGGGCGGCGTCGTCGCGATGGGCTGGGCGGTCGACCACCCCGACCAGCTGGCCGGCCTGGCGCTGCTCAACACCGCGGTCGCCCACCCGGACGGCGAGCCGATCCCGGCGCCGCTGCGCGCGGCCACCGCCGGGCCGGTGCTCCGCCTGGCGACGTCGACCACGCCCGCCTTCCTCGAGACCACGCTCGCCCTGGCGCACCCGCCCCTGGCCCGGGAGGTCGCGGACGCGTACCGGGCCCCCTACCGGCACGCCGAGGACCGCGGCGGGGTCGAGGGCTTCGTCGCCGACATCCCCGGGCACCACGACCACCCGAGCGCGCCGGAGCTGCGCCGGATCGCCGCGGGCGTCGCCAGGCTCGACGTCCCCGCGCTGCTCCAGTGGGGCCCTCGGGACCCGGTGTTCCGCGACCGGTACCTGGACGACCTGGTCGACCGGCTGCCGCAGGCGCGCGTGCACCGGTACGAGGGCGCGGGGCACCTGGTCGCCGAGGACGTGGACTGGGCGACGCCGCTGCTCGGCTGGCTCGCGGAGGCGGTGCCGGGCGACGGCACCAGGGCCGCCGCGGGCGCCCCGGCCCGGGCGACGCCGGCCGACGAGGCGCCCGACGAGGCGGCCCCCTGGACCCCCCTGTGGGACCGGCTCGACGCCCGCGCCGACGACCCCGGCCCCGCGGTGCTGGACATGGGCGCCGACGGCGGCCCGCGGACCGTGTCCTGGCGGCTGCTCGCCCGCCAGGTGCGCCGGATCGCGGCCGGCCTGCGGCGGGTGGGCGTCGAGCGCGGCGACCGGGTCTCCCTGCTGGTGCAGCCCGGCCCGACGCTCACCGCCCTCGTCTACGCCTGCCTCCGGATCGGCGCGGTCGTGGTGGTCGCGGACGCCGGCCTCGGCCCGCGCGGCCTGACCCGCGCGCAGCGCGGCGCCCAGCCCGACTGGGTGGTCGGGCAGACGAAGGGCCTGCTCGCGGCGCGCGCGCTCGGCTGGCCCGGCGTGCGGATCGCGGCCGAGCCCCTCGGCCCCGCGGCCCGGCGCGCGCTCGACGTGACCCACCTGCTCCTCGACGTCGCCGACCTCGGCCGCGACGAGGTCCTGCCGGCCGAGCCCGGTCCCCGCGACGAGGCGGCGATCCTGTTCACGTCCGGTTCCACCGGACCCGCGAAGGGCGTCGTCTACACCCACGCCCAGCTGTCGGCGCTCCGGGACGTGCTGGCGACGCACTTCGACGTCGGGCCGGAGACCGGCCTCGTGACGGGCTTCGCCCCGTTCGCGCTGCTCGGCCCGGCGCTGGGCACGCGGTCGGTGACGCCCGACATGGACGTGTCCGCCCCCCGGACGCTCACCGCCCGCGCGGTGGCAGACGCGGTGCGGGCCGCCGACGGCTCCATCGTGTTCCTGTCCCCCGCCGCGATCCTCAACGTGGTCGCGACCGCGGACGACCTCGACGCCGACGACCGCGCCGCGCTGGCCCGGGTGCGCACCTTCCTGTCCACCGGGGCCCCGATCAGCGCCGACCTGCTCGGGTCGGCCGCCGCGCTGATGCCCGCGGCGGAGGCGCACACGCCCTACGGGATGACCGAGTGCCTGCTGGTCACCGACATCACCCTCGACGGCATCCGGTCCGCCGCGGCCGCGCCGGACGCGGGCGTGTGCGTCGGACGGCCGGTCGGACCCGGGCGGGTGCTGGTCAGCGCCCTCGACGCCGACGGGGCCGCGACCGGTGCACCGTCGGACGCCCCGGGCGTGCTCGGCGAGGTGCTGATCAGCGCCCCGCACCTCAAACAGCACTACGACCGGCTGTGGCTGACCGACCGCGCCGCGGAGCGCGACGTGCCCGACGGCCGCTGGCACCGCACCGGCGACGTCGGCCACCTCGACGCCGAGGGCCGGCTGTGGATCGAGGGCCGGCTCGCGCACGTGCTCGTCACCGCCGACGGCCCGCTGGCGCCGGTGGGGCCGGAGCAGCACGTCGAGCGGGTGGCCGGCGTGCGCCGGGCGGCCGTCGTCGGCGTCGGGCCCTCGGGCGTGCAGCAGGCGGTGGCCGTCGTCGAGCCGCCCGCCGACGAGGCGACCCGGCGCGCCGGCCTGGCCCCGTCGGACCTGGCGGAGGCCGCGCGCGCCGCCTCCCCGGTCCCGCTCGCCGCCGTCCTGGTCGCGCCGCGGATGCCGACCGACGTCCGGCACAACTCGAAGATCGACCGCACCCGGCTGGCCGCCTGGGCGGCGCGCGTCCTGTCCGGAGGGCCGGTGGGGGCGCCGTGA